The following are from one region of the Vidua chalybeata isolate OUT-0048 chromosome 12, bVidCha1 merged haplotype, whole genome shotgun sequence genome:
- the MON1A gene encoding vacuolar fusion protein MON1 homolog A isoform X1, with the protein MAADVHKKKSWEVPNGSLAPGDGQHAERSESPTPGLAQGTEPGAGQEGAMFLHTRSYEDLTSPEDGAAAAQSPEERRGEPAEQSSMEQISKDFSELSTQLTGMALDLEEEMRPGKEGKLEPSPQTTRRDSVLSGKEEEDVTMDAWRLHRKHVFVLSEAGKPVYSRYGSEEALSSTMGVMMALVSFLEAEKNAIRSIHAADGYKVVFVRRSPLVLVAVARTRQSEQEIAHELLYIYYQILSLLTWTQLNHIFQQKQNYDLRRLLAGSERITDNLLDLMAHDPSFLMGAVRCLPLAASVRDAVSSSLQQAKAKSLVFSILLSGNQLVSLVRKKDQFLHPIDLHLLFNLISSSSSFREGEAWTPICLPKFNSSGFFHAHISYLEQEMDLCLLLVSTDREDFFTVSDCKRRFQERLRRRGVHHALQEALRTPFYSVAQVGIPDLRHFIYKSKSSGLFTSPEIEAPYVQEEEKERLLGLYQYLHSRAHNSSRPLKNIYFTGPRENLLAWVTNAFELYVCYSPLGTKAGAINAVNKLMKWIRKEEDRLFILTPQTY; encoded by the exons ATGGCTGCAGATGTCCATAAGAAGAAAAGCTGGGAAGTGCCCAATGGGTCCCTGGCGCCAGGAGATGGGCAACACGCAGAGAGGTCCGAGAGCCCCACGccggggctggcacagggcacagagccag GGGCGGGCCAGGAGGGAGCCATGTTCTTGCACACCCGCTCCTACGAGGACCTGACCAGTCCCGAGGACGGGGCGGCTGCGGCGCAGAGCCCGGAGGAGAGGCGGGGGGAGCCGGCCGAGCAGAGCAGCATGGAGCAGATCAGCAAGGACTTCAGCGAGCTGAGCACACAGCTCACGGGCATGGCCCTCGACCTGGAGGAGGAGATGAGGCCGGGCAAGGAGGGGAAGCTGGAGCCATCCCCGCAGACCACCCGCCGCGACTCGGTGCTgtcagggaaggaggaggaggacgtGACCATGGACGCCTGGCGCTTGCACCGGAAGCACGTCTTTGTGCTGAGCGAGGCGGGCAAGCCCGTGTACTCCCGCTATGGCTCTGAGGAGGCCCTGTCCAGCACCATGGGCGTCATGATGGCCCTGGTGTCCTTCCTGGAGGCTGAGAAAAACGCCATCCGGTCCATCCACGCAG CAGATGGCTACAAGGTGGTCTTCGTGCGGAGGAGCCCGCTGGTGCTGGTGGCGGTGGCCCGCACCCGGCAGTCGGAGCAGGAGATTGCCCACGAGCTGCTCTACATCTACTACCAGATTCTGAGCCTGCTCACCTGGACCCAGCTCAACCACATCTTCCAGCAGAAGCAGAACTATGACCTGCGCCGGCTCCTGGCTGGCTCCGAGCGCATCACCGACAACCTGCTGGACCTCATGGCCCACGACCCCAGCTTCCTGATGGGCGCCGTGCGCTGCCTGCCCCTGGCCGCCAGTGTCCGGGACgctgtcagcagcagcctgcagcaggcCAAGGCCAAGAGCCTGGTCTTCTCCATTCTACTGTCTGGGAACCAGCTGGTGTCTCTCGTGAGGAAGAAGGATCAGTTCCTTCACCCCATTGACCTCCATCTGCTCTTCAACCTCATcagctcttcttcctctttccgGGAGGGTGAAGCCTGGACTCCCATTTGCCTCCCTAAGTTCAACTCCAGCGGTTTCTTCCACGCCCACATCTCCTACTTGGAGCAGGAGATGgacctgtgcctgctgctggtCTCCACTGACCGTGAGGACTTCTTCACCGTGTCCGACTGCAAGCGGCGCTTCCAGGAGCGCCTGCGGCGGCGGGGGGTGCACCACGCTCTGCAGGAGGCCCTGCGCACCCCCTTCTACAGCGTCGCCCAGGTGGGCATCCCTGACCTCCGGCACTTCATCTACAAGTCCAAGAGCTCCGGGCTCTTCACCAG ccccGAGATTGAGGCTCCCTAcgtgcaggaggaggagaaagagaggcTCTTGGGGCTTTACCAGTACCTGCACAGTCGGGCCCACAACTCCTCACGGCCCCTGAAGAACATCTATTTCACAGGCCCCCGTGAAAACCTCCTGGCATGG GTAACCAATGCCTTTGAGCTCTACGTATGCTACAGTCCCCTGGGGACCAAGGCCGGTGCCATCAATGCTGTCAACAAGCTCATGAAGTGGATCCGCAAGGAGGAAGACCGACTCTTCATCCTCACGCCTCAGACGTACTGA
- the MON1A gene encoding vacuolar fusion protein MON1 homolog A isoform X2 → MAADVHKKKSWEVPNGSLAPGDGQHAERSESPTPGLAQGTEPGAGQEGAMFLHTRSYEDLTSPEDGAAAAQSPEERRGEPAEQSSMEQISKDFSELSTQLTGMALDLEEEMRPGKEGKLEPSPQTTRRDSVLSGKEEEDVTMDAWRLHRKHVFVLSEAGKPVYSRYGSEEALSSTMGVMMALVSFLEAEKNAIRSIHADGYKVVFVRRSPLVLVAVARTRQSEQEIAHELLYIYYQILSLLTWTQLNHIFQQKQNYDLRRLLAGSERITDNLLDLMAHDPSFLMGAVRCLPLAASVRDAVSSSLQQAKAKSLVFSILLSGNQLVSLVRKKDQFLHPIDLHLLFNLISSSSSFREGEAWTPICLPKFNSSGFFHAHISYLEQEMDLCLLLVSTDREDFFTVSDCKRRFQERLRRRGVHHALQEALRTPFYSVAQVGIPDLRHFIYKSKSSGLFTSPEIEAPYVQEEEKERLLGLYQYLHSRAHNSSRPLKNIYFTGPRENLLAWVTNAFELYVCYSPLGTKAGAINAVNKLMKWIRKEEDRLFILTPQTY, encoded by the exons ATGGCTGCAGATGTCCATAAGAAGAAAAGCTGGGAAGTGCCCAATGGGTCCCTGGCGCCAGGAGATGGGCAACACGCAGAGAGGTCCGAGAGCCCCACGccggggctggcacagggcacagagccag GGGCGGGCCAGGAGGGAGCCATGTTCTTGCACACCCGCTCCTACGAGGACCTGACCAGTCCCGAGGACGGGGCGGCTGCGGCGCAGAGCCCGGAGGAGAGGCGGGGGGAGCCGGCCGAGCAGAGCAGCATGGAGCAGATCAGCAAGGACTTCAGCGAGCTGAGCACACAGCTCACGGGCATGGCCCTCGACCTGGAGGAGGAGATGAGGCCGGGCAAGGAGGGGAAGCTGGAGCCATCCCCGCAGACCACCCGCCGCGACTCGGTGCTgtcagggaaggaggaggaggacgtGACCATGGACGCCTGGCGCTTGCACCGGAAGCACGTCTTTGTGCTGAGCGAGGCGGGCAAGCCCGTGTACTCCCGCTATGGCTCTGAGGAGGCCCTGTCCAGCACCATGGGCGTCATGATGGCCCTGGTGTCCTTCCTGGAGGCTGAGAAAAACGCCATCCGGTCCATCCACGCAG ATGGCTACAAGGTGGTCTTCGTGCGGAGGAGCCCGCTGGTGCTGGTGGCGGTGGCCCGCACCCGGCAGTCGGAGCAGGAGATTGCCCACGAGCTGCTCTACATCTACTACCAGATTCTGAGCCTGCTCACCTGGACCCAGCTCAACCACATCTTCCAGCAGAAGCAGAACTATGACCTGCGCCGGCTCCTGGCTGGCTCCGAGCGCATCACCGACAACCTGCTGGACCTCATGGCCCACGACCCCAGCTTCCTGATGGGCGCCGTGCGCTGCCTGCCCCTGGCCGCCAGTGTCCGGGACgctgtcagcagcagcctgcagcaggcCAAGGCCAAGAGCCTGGTCTTCTCCATTCTACTGTCTGGGAACCAGCTGGTGTCTCTCGTGAGGAAGAAGGATCAGTTCCTTCACCCCATTGACCTCCATCTGCTCTTCAACCTCATcagctcttcttcctctttccgGGAGGGTGAAGCCTGGACTCCCATTTGCCTCCCTAAGTTCAACTCCAGCGGTTTCTTCCACGCCCACATCTCCTACTTGGAGCAGGAGATGgacctgtgcctgctgctggtCTCCACTGACCGTGAGGACTTCTTCACCGTGTCCGACTGCAAGCGGCGCTTCCAGGAGCGCCTGCGGCGGCGGGGGGTGCACCACGCTCTGCAGGAGGCCCTGCGCACCCCCTTCTACAGCGTCGCCCAGGTGGGCATCCCTGACCTCCGGCACTTCATCTACAAGTCCAAGAGCTCCGGGCTCTTCACCAG ccccGAGATTGAGGCTCCCTAcgtgcaggaggaggagaaagagaggcTCTTGGGGCTTTACCAGTACCTGCACAGTCGGGCCCACAACTCCTCACGGCCCCTGAAGAACATCTATTTCACAGGCCCCCGTGAAAACCTCCTGGCATGG GTAACCAATGCCTTTGAGCTCTACGTATGCTACAGTCCCCTGGGGACCAAGGCCGGTGCCATCAATGCTGTCAACAAGCTCATGAAGTGGATCCGCAAGGAGGAAGACCGACTCTTCATCCTCACGCCTCAGACGTACTGA